In a genomic window of Sardina pilchardus chromosome 20, fSarPil1.1, whole genome shotgun sequence:
- the ppp1r13ba gene encoding protein phosphatase 1, regulatory subunit 13Ba isoform X7: MEWNHVEAVQEFTAEGQCSKIKVRSCRITWDSHQVGNPRVELTLSELQEMASRQQQQIEAQQQMLVAKLSTVRSEEQRLRYLKQQDGRPGQSVPEAEKLQRLKERVDSQEAKLKKVRAMRGQVDYSKVINGNLSAEIEHVSNLFQEKQAELQAAVLKVDTLTQQLDDLRRGRLNGLQPLGGPISGAAALELRKLYQELQIRNKLNQEQSSKLQQQKEMLNKRNMEVSMMDKRIGDLRERLYKKKAEARLPQHRSLSRMNGPPSPQPGSGSSGRVAAVCPYIQVPVPGRQEGGYVLPPDPLKPQSLAMTATVNHARSKSEEEGCGGGGVRKPLGPWKVSDLDIITDPSLVPSTADEAEGLAAPSEPAGADCDSTNDANWPALTKSMPPLVPPDKMAVGMQGDKSLDSNRLVGAVTALSKQPHPTYGTYPSAGHHSTICSTSSLPRSAPATLAWQRSSPPASRSASQQIQQRISVPPSPSSSQTGSPMFPGAERPDPPLAAAVRPFVTDRGSRPQSPRKGPATMNSSSIYHMYLQPAAKGYPSSSRPAVKAVYGKPVLPSSSTSPSPVPFQHQSSRDEPDAEGAPLPAPNVENIPRPLSPTKLTPVAHSPLRYQSDADLEVLRRKLANAPRPLKKRSSITEPEGPAGPNIQKLLYQRFNTLAGGMESGAVGTPFYQPDSPLSYMGPPMILSEADTTNGNSPVPDSLAMPPAAEAPAPDVPLPPPSGSPPASDANENRLAHPCADTIASAQIAVAAQPSPQTSRLAAPDTTEDNSNNNHHHHQSGPTKNAQSSPVPEARTPPAEPESPPKARSPPTPSSKRTNLKKPGSERTGHGLRVKFNPLALLLDASLEGEFDLVQRIIYEVQNPSTPNDEGITPLHNAVCAGHHHIVKFLLDFGVNVNAADSDGWTPLHCAASCNSVHLCKLLVESGAAIFATTISDVETAADKCEEMEEGYIQCSQFLYGVQEKLGVMNKGTVYALWDYEAQSPDELSFREGDALTVLRRRDDNETEWWWARLNDKEGYVPRNLLGLYPRIKPRQRSLA; encoded by the exons gtggggaACCCTCGTGTGGAGCTGACACTGTCGGAGCTGCAGGAGATGGCAtcgcggcagcagcagcagatcgaGGCCCAGCAACAGATGCTTGTCGCCAAG CTTTCCACTGTTCGTTctgag GAGCAGCGTCTGCGTTATCTGAAGCAGCAGGACGGCAGGCCGGGCCAGTCGGTGCCCGAGGCGGAGAAGCTGCAGCGTCTGAAGGAGCGTGTGGACAGCCAGGAGGCCAAGCTCAAGAAGGTCCGCGCCATGAGAGGACAGGTGGACTACAGCAAGGTCATCAATGGAAACCTGT CGGCGGAGATTGAGCACGTGAGCAACCTGTTCCAGGAGAAGCAGGCCGAGCTGCAGGCGGCCGTGCTGAAGGTGGACACGCTCACGCAGCAGCTGGACGACCTGCGCAGGGGACGCCTCAACGGCCTGCAGCCTCTCGGGGGGCCCATCAGCGGGGCCGCCGCGCTCGAGCTTCGCAAACTCTACCAggagctgcag ATCCGTAACAAACTCAACCAGGAGCAGAGCAGcaagctgcagcagcagaaggAGATGCTCAACAAGCGCAACATGGAGGTGTCCATGATGGACAAGCGCATCGGCGACCTGCGCGAGCGCCTCTACAAGAAAAAAGCCGAGGCACGTCTCCCTCAGCACCGCAGC CTGAGCCGGATGAACGGACCTCCGTCCCCCCAGCCTGGCTCGGGCAGCTCGGGTCGGGTGGCAGCTGTGTGCCCCTACATCCAGGTGCCTGTGCCGGGCAGGCAGGAGGGGGGCTATGTGTTGCCCCCCGACCCCCTCAAGCCTCAGTCGCTCGCCATGACCGCCACCGTCAACCACGCTCGCTCCAAGTCCG aggaggaggggtgtggcGGTGGAGGTGTGCGTAAGCCCCTGGGCCCCTGGAAGGTGTCAGATTTAGACATCATAACGGACCCCTCGCTGGTGCCGTCCACCGCAGACGAGGCAGAAGGGCTCGCGGCCCCCTCAGAGCCCGCAGGGGCCGACTGTGATTCCA CCAACGATGCAAACTGGCCAGCTCTCACCAAAAGCATGCCACCACTCGTACCTCCAGACAAGATGGCCGTCGGAATGCAGGGCGACAAG AGCCTGGACTCGAACAGGCTGGTGGGGGCAGTGACCGCTCTGTCCAAGCAGCCCCACCCGACCTACGGCACGTACCCCAGCGCGGGCCACCACTCCACCATCTGCTCCACCAGCTCGCTGCCCCGCTCCGCGCCCGCCACCCTGGCCTGGCAGCGCTCCTCGCCCCCCGCCTCGCGCTCGGCCTCGCAGCAGATCCAGCAGCGGATCTCGGTGCCCCCCAGCCCCTCCTCGTCCCAGACGGGGTCGCCCATGTTCCCCGGCGCCGAGAGGCCCGACCCTCCGCTGGCGGCCGCCGTGCGACCCTTCGTCACGGACAGGGGGTCCCGGCCGCAGTCGCCCCGCAAGGGCCCGGCCACCATGAACTCCAGCTCCATCTACCACATGTACCTGCAGCCAGCGGCTAAGGGctaccccagcagcagcagaccagCAGTCAAGGCCG tcTATGGGAAGCCGGTTCTACCCTCCAGCTCCACGTCTCCCTCCCCGGTTCCCTTCCAGCACCAGAGCAGCCGCGACGAGCCGGACGCCGAGGGCGCCCCGCTGCCCGCGCCCAACGTGGAGAACATCCCGCGGCCCCTCAGCCCCACCAAGCTCACGCCCGTGGCCCACTCTCCGCTGCGCTACCAGAGCGACGCCGACCTGGAGGTGCTCCGGCGCAAGCTGGCCAACGCGCCGCGCCCGCTCAAGAAGCGCAGCTCCATCACCGAGCCCGAGGGCCCCGCCGGGCCCAACATCCAGAAGCTTCTGTACCAGCGCTTCAACACGCTGGCCGGGGGCATGGAGAGCGGCGCGGTGGGCACTCCGTTCTACCAGCCGGACAGCCCGCTGAGCTACATGGGCCCGCCGATGATCCTGAGCGAGGCGGACACCACCAATGGGAACTCGCCCGTGCCCGACAGCCTGGCGATGCCACCTGCCGCGGAGGCGCCCGCACCGGACGTCCCCCTGCCTCCGCCGTCTGGGTCACCTCCGGCTTCGGATGCCAACGAGAACAGGCTGGCGCATCCCTGCGCTGACACGATAGCCAGCGCTCAGATTGCCGTCGCCGCCCAGCCCTCCCCTCAGACGTCAAGGCTGGCAGCGCCCGACACCACGGAggacaacagcaacaataaccaccaccaccaccaaagtgGCCCCACAAAAAATGCCCAAAGTAGCCCAGTGCCTGAGGCTCGAACCCCTCCCGCCGAGCCCGAATCGCCGCCTAAAGCTAGATCGCCCCCGACTCCATCG TCCAAACGGACCAACCTGAAGAAGCCGGGTTCCGAGCGGACGGGTCACGGGCTGAGGGTGAAGTTCAACCCGCTGGCTCTGCTGCTGGATGCATCGCTGGAGGGAGAGTTTGACCTGGTCCAGAGGATCATCTACGag GTGCAGAATCCAAGCACGCCCAACGACGAGggcatcactccactccacaacGCCGTATGCGCCGGGCATCACCACATCGTTAAGTTCCTGCTGGACTTCGGTGTAAATGTCAATGCTGCAGACAGTGATGGATG gaCCCCTCTGCACTGCGCTGCCTCCTGCAACAGCGTCCATCTCTGCAAGCTGCTGGTGGAGTCTGGGGCGGCCATCTTTGCCACCACCATCAGCGACGTGGAGACGGCCGCGGACAAGtgtgaggagatggaggagggataCATCCAGTGCTCCCAGTTCCTTTACG GTGTCCAGGAGAAGTTGGGGGTGATGAATAAGGGGACGGTGTACGCTCTGTGGGACTACGAGGCGCAGTCGCCCGACGAGCTCTCCTTCCGCGAGGGAGACGCCCTCACCGTGCTGCGTCGCCGTGACGACAACGAGACGGAGTGGTGGTGGGCGCGTCTCAACGATAAGGAGGGCTATGTACCACGCAACCTGTTAGGG TTGTACCCCAGGATCAAGCCCAGACAGCGCTCTTTGGCATAG
- the ppp1r13ba gene encoding protein phosphatase 1, regulatory subunit 13Ba isoform X8 has protein sequence MEWNHVEAVQEFTAEGQCSKIKVRSCRITWDSHQVGNPRVELTLSELQEMASRQQQQIEAQQQMLVAKEQRLRYLKQQDGRPGQSVPEAEKLQRLKERVDSQEAKLKKVRAMRGQVDYSKVINGNLSAEIEHVSNLFQEKQAELQAAVLKVDTLTQQLDDLRRGRLNGLQPLGGPISGAAALELRKLYQELQIRNKLNQEQSSKLQQQKEMLNKRNMEVSMMDKRIGDLRERLYKKKAEARLPQHRSLSRMNGPPSPQPGSGSSGRVAAVCPYIQVPVPGRQEGGYVLPPDPLKPQSLAMTATVNHARSKSEEEGCGGGGVRKPLGPWKVSDLDIITDPSLVPSTADEAEGLAAPSEPAGADCDSTNDANWPALTKSMPPLVPPDKMAVGMQGDKSLDSNRLVGAVTALSKQPHPTYGTYPSAGHHSTICSTSSLPRSAPATLAWQRSSPPASRSASQQIQQRISVPPSPSSSQTGSPMFPGAERPDPPLAAAVRPFVTDRGSRPQSPRKGPATMNSSSIYHMYLQPAAKGYPSSSRPAVKAVYGKPVLPSSSTSPSPVPFQHQSSRDEPDAEGAPLPAPNVENIPRPLSPTKLTPVAHSPLRYQSDADLEVLRRKLANAPRPLKKRSSITEPEGPAGPNIQKLLYQRFNTLAGGMESGAVGTPFYQPDSPLSYMGPPMILSEADTTNGNSPVPDSLAMPPAAEAPAPDVPLPPPSGSPPASDANENRLAHPCADTIASAQIAVAAQPSPQTSRLAAPDTTEDNSNNNHHHHQSGPTKNAQSSPVPEARTPPAEPESPPKARSPPTPSSKRTNLKKPGSERTGHGLRVKFNPLALLLDASLEGEFDLVQRIIYEVQNPSTPNDEGITPLHNAVCAGHHHIVKFLLDFGVNVNAADSDGWTPLHCAASCNSVHLCKLLVESGAAIFATTISDVETAADKCEEMEEGYIQCSQFLYGVQEKLGVMNKGTVYALWDYEAQSPDELSFREGDALTVLRRRDDNETEWWWARLNDKEGYVPRNLLGLYPRIKPRQRSLA, from the exons gtggggaACCCTCGTGTGGAGCTGACACTGTCGGAGCTGCAGGAGATGGCAtcgcggcagcagcagcagatcgaGGCCCAGCAACAGATGCTTGTCGCCAAG GAGCAGCGTCTGCGTTATCTGAAGCAGCAGGACGGCAGGCCGGGCCAGTCGGTGCCCGAGGCGGAGAAGCTGCAGCGTCTGAAGGAGCGTGTGGACAGCCAGGAGGCCAAGCTCAAGAAGGTCCGCGCCATGAGAGGACAGGTGGACTACAGCAAGGTCATCAATGGAAACCTGT CGGCGGAGATTGAGCACGTGAGCAACCTGTTCCAGGAGAAGCAGGCCGAGCTGCAGGCGGCCGTGCTGAAGGTGGACACGCTCACGCAGCAGCTGGACGACCTGCGCAGGGGACGCCTCAACGGCCTGCAGCCTCTCGGGGGGCCCATCAGCGGGGCCGCCGCGCTCGAGCTTCGCAAACTCTACCAggagctgcag ATCCGTAACAAACTCAACCAGGAGCAGAGCAGcaagctgcagcagcagaaggAGATGCTCAACAAGCGCAACATGGAGGTGTCCATGATGGACAAGCGCATCGGCGACCTGCGCGAGCGCCTCTACAAGAAAAAAGCCGAGGCACGTCTCCCTCAGCACCGCAGC CTGAGCCGGATGAACGGACCTCCGTCCCCCCAGCCTGGCTCGGGCAGCTCGGGTCGGGTGGCAGCTGTGTGCCCCTACATCCAGGTGCCTGTGCCGGGCAGGCAGGAGGGGGGCTATGTGTTGCCCCCCGACCCCCTCAAGCCTCAGTCGCTCGCCATGACCGCCACCGTCAACCACGCTCGCTCCAAGTCCG aggaggaggggtgtggcGGTGGAGGTGTGCGTAAGCCCCTGGGCCCCTGGAAGGTGTCAGATTTAGACATCATAACGGACCCCTCGCTGGTGCCGTCCACCGCAGACGAGGCAGAAGGGCTCGCGGCCCCCTCAGAGCCCGCAGGGGCCGACTGTGATTCCA CCAACGATGCAAACTGGCCAGCTCTCACCAAAAGCATGCCACCACTCGTACCTCCAGACAAGATGGCCGTCGGAATGCAGGGCGACAAG AGCCTGGACTCGAACAGGCTGGTGGGGGCAGTGACCGCTCTGTCCAAGCAGCCCCACCCGACCTACGGCACGTACCCCAGCGCGGGCCACCACTCCACCATCTGCTCCACCAGCTCGCTGCCCCGCTCCGCGCCCGCCACCCTGGCCTGGCAGCGCTCCTCGCCCCCCGCCTCGCGCTCGGCCTCGCAGCAGATCCAGCAGCGGATCTCGGTGCCCCCCAGCCCCTCCTCGTCCCAGACGGGGTCGCCCATGTTCCCCGGCGCCGAGAGGCCCGACCCTCCGCTGGCGGCCGCCGTGCGACCCTTCGTCACGGACAGGGGGTCCCGGCCGCAGTCGCCCCGCAAGGGCCCGGCCACCATGAACTCCAGCTCCATCTACCACATGTACCTGCAGCCAGCGGCTAAGGGctaccccagcagcagcagaccagCAGTCAAGGCCG tcTATGGGAAGCCGGTTCTACCCTCCAGCTCCACGTCTCCCTCCCCGGTTCCCTTCCAGCACCAGAGCAGCCGCGACGAGCCGGACGCCGAGGGCGCCCCGCTGCCCGCGCCCAACGTGGAGAACATCCCGCGGCCCCTCAGCCCCACCAAGCTCACGCCCGTGGCCCACTCTCCGCTGCGCTACCAGAGCGACGCCGACCTGGAGGTGCTCCGGCGCAAGCTGGCCAACGCGCCGCGCCCGCTCAAGAAGCGCAGCTCCATCACCGAGCCCGAGGGCCCCGCCGGGCCCAACATCCAGAAGCTTCTGTACCAGCGCTTCAACACGCTGGCCGGGGGCATGGAGAGCGGCGCGGTGGGCACTCCGTTCTACCAGCCGGACAGCCCGCTGAGCTACATGGGCCCGCCGATGATCCTGAGCGAGGCGGACACCACCAATGGGAACTCGCCCGTGCCCGACAGCCTGGCGATGCCACCTGCCGCGGAGGCGCCCGCACCGGACGTCCCCCTGCCTCCGCCGTCTGGGTCACCTCCGGCTTCGGATGCCAACGAGAACAGGCTGGCGCATCCCTGCGCTGACACGATAGCCAGCGCTCAGATTGCCGTCGCCGCCCAGCCCTCCCCTCAGACGTCAAGGCTGGCAGCGCCCGACACCACGGAggacaacagcaacaataaccaccaccaccaccaaagtgGCCCCACAAAAAATGCCCAAAGTAGCCCAGTGCCTGAGGCTCGAACCCCTCCCGCCGAGCCCGAATCGCCGCCTAAAGCTAGATCGCCCCCGACTCCATCG TCCAAACGGACCAACCTGAAGAAGCCGGGTTCCGAGCGGACGGGTCACGGGCTGAGGGTGAAGTTCAACCCGCTGGCTCTGCTGCTGGATGCATCGCTGGAGGGAGAGTTTGACCTGGTCCAGAGGATCATCTACGag GTGCAGAATCCAAGCACGCCCAACGACGAGggcatcactccactccacaacGCCGTATGCGCCGGGCATCACCACATCGTTAAGTTCCTGCTGGACTTCGGTGTAAATGTCAATGCTGCAGACAGTGATGGATG gaCCCCTCTGCACTGCGCTGCCTCCTGCAACAGCGTCCATCTCTGCAAGCTGCTGGTGGAGTCTGGGGCGGCCATCTTTGCCACCACCATCAGCGACGTGGAGACGGCCGCGGACAAGtgtgaggagatggaggagggataCATCCAGTGCTCCCAGTTCCTTTACG GTGTCCAGGAGAAGTTGGGGGTGATGAATAAGGGGACGGTGTACGCTCTGTGGGACTACGAGGCGCAGTCGCCCGACGAGCTCTCCTTCCGCGAGGGAGACGCCCTCACCGTGCTGCGTCGCCGTGACGACAACGAGACGGAGTGGTGGTGGGCGCGTCTCAACGATAAGGAGGGCTATGTACCACGCAACCTGTTAGGG TTGTACCCCAGGATCAAGCCCAGACAGCGCTCTTTGGCATAG
- the ppp1r13ba gene encoding protein phosphatase 1, regulatory subunit 13Ba isoform X9 produces MLKLQLLIFPGNLAGIQWNYENSWCSGLCHFAVSFSFYFFIYKSTWTASVRKLISCKLSTVRSEEQRLRYLKQQDGRPGQSVPEAEKLQRLKERVDSQEAKLKKVRAMRGQVDYSKVINGNLSAEIEHVSNLFQEKQAELQAAVLKVDTLTQQLDDLRRGRLNGLQPLGGPISGAAALELRKLYQELQIRNKLNQEQSSKLQQQKEMLNKRNMEVSMMDKRIGDLRERLYKKKAEARLPQHRSLSRMNGPPSPQPGSGSSGRVAAVCPYIQVPVPGRQEGGYVLPPDPLKPQSLAMTATVNHARSKSEEEGCGGGGVRKPLGPWKVSDLDIITDPSLVPSTADEAEGLAAPSEPAGADCDSTNDANWPALTKSMPPLVPPDKMAVGMQGDKSLDSNRLVGAVTALSKQPHPTYGTYPSAGHHSTICSTSSLPRSAPATLAWQRSSPPASRSASQQIQQRISVPPSPSSSQTGSPMFPGAERPDPPLAAAVRPFVTDRGSRPQSPRKGPATMNSSSIYHMYLQPAAKGYPSSSRPAVKAVYGKPVLPSSSTSPSPVPFQHQSSRDEPDAEGAPLPAPNVENIPRPLSPTKLTPVAHSPLRYQSDADLEVLRRKLANAPRPLKKRSSITEPEGPAGPNIQKLLYQRFNTLAGGMESGAVGTPFYQPDSPLSYMGPPMILSEADTTNGNSPVPDSLAMPPAAEAPAPDVPLPPPSGSPPASDANENRLAHPCADTIASAQIAVAAQPSPQTSRLAAPDTTEDNSNNNHHHHQSGPTKNAQSSPVPEARTPPAEPESPPKARSPPTPSSKRTNLKKPGSERTGHGLRVKFNPLALLLDASLEGEFDLVQRIIYEVQNPSTPNDEGITPLHNAVCAGHHHIVKFLLDFGVNVNAADSDGWTPLHCAASCNSVHLCKLLVESGAAIFATTISDVETAADKCEEMEEGYIQCSQFLYGVQEKLGVMNKGTVYALWDYEAQSPDELSFREGDALTVLRRRDDNETEWWWARLNDKEGYVPRNLLGLYPRIKPRQRSLA; encoded by the exons ATGTTGAAACTCCAACTACTCATTTTCCCGGGAAATCTAGCTGGAATCCAGTGGAATTATGAGAACAGCTGGTGCAGTGGGTTGTGTCATTTTGCTGTCAGTTTCTCCTTCTACTTCTTCATTTATAAATCAACGTGGACTGCGTCTGTACGAAAGTTGATCTCTTGTAAG CTTTCCACTGTTCGTTctgag GAGCAGCGTCTGCGTTATCTGAAGCAGCAGGACGGCAGGCCGGGCCAGTCGGTGCCCGAGGCGGAGAAGCTGCAGCGTCTGAAGGAGCGTGTGGACAGCCAGGAGGCCAAGCTCAAGAAGGTCCGCGCCATGAGAGGACAGGTGGACTACAGCAAGGTCATCAATGGAAACCTGT CGGCGGAGATTGAGCACGTGAGCAACCTGTTCCAGGAGAAGCAGGCCGAGCTGCAGGCGGCCGTGCTGAAGGTGGACACGCTCACGCAGCAGCTGGACGACCTGCGCAGGGGACGCCTCAACGGCCTGCAGCCTCTCGGGGGGCCCATCAGCGGGGCCGCCGCGCTCGAGCTTCGCAAACTCTACCAggagctgcag ATCCGTAACAAACTCAACCAGGAGCAGAGCAGcaagctgcagcagcagaaggAGATGCTCAACAAGCGCAACATGGAGGTGTCCATGATGGACAAGCGCATCGGCGACCTGCGCGAGCGCCTCTACAAGAAAAAAGCCGAGGCACGTCTCCCTCAGCACCGCAGC CTGAGCCGGATGAACGGACCTCCGTCCCCCCAGCCTGGCTCGGGCAGCTCGGGTCGGGTGGCAGCTGTGTGCCCCTACATCCAGGTGCCTGTGCCGGGCAGGCAGGAGGGGGGCTATGTGTTGCCCCCCGACCCCCTCAAGCCTCAGTCGCTCGCCATGACCGCCACCGTCAACCACGCTCGCTCCAAGTCCG aggaggaggggtgtggcGGTGGAGGTGTGCGTAAGCCCCTGGGCCCCTGGAAGGTGTCAGATTTAGACATCATAACGGACCCCTCGCTGGTGCCGTCCACCGCAGACGAGGCAGAAGGGCTCGCGGCCCCCTCAGAGCCCGCAGGGGCCGACTGTGATTCCA CCAACGATGCAAACTGGCCAGCTCTCACCAAAAGCATGCCACCACTCGTACCTCCAGACAAGATGGCCGTCGGAATGCAGGGCGACAAG AGCCTGGACTCGAACAGGCTGGTGGGGGCAGTGACCGCTCTGTCCAAGCAGCCCCACCCGACCTACGGCACGTACCCCAGCGCGGGCCACCACTCCACCATCTGCTCCACCAGCTCGCTGCCCCGCTCCGCGCCCGCCACCCTGGCCTGGCAGCGCTCCTCGCCCCCCGCCTCGCGCTCGGCCTCGCAGCAGATCCAGCAGCGGATCTCGGTGCCCCCCAGCCCCTCCTCGTCCCAGACGGGGTCGCCCATGTTCCCCGGCGCCGAGAGGCCCGACCCTCCGCTGGCGGCCGCCGTGCGACCCTTCGTCACGGACAGGGGGTCCCGGCCGCAGTCGCCCCGCAAGGGCCCGGCCACCATGAACTCCAGCTCCATCTACCACATGTACCTGCAGCCAGCGGCTAAGGGctaccccagcagcagcagaccagCAGTCAAGGCCG tcTATGGGAAGCCGGTTCTACCCTCCAGCTCCACGTCTCCCTCCCCGGTTCCCTTCCAGCACCAGAGCAGCCGCGACGAGCCGGACGCCGAGGGCGCCCCGCTGCCCGCGCCCAACGTGGAGAACATCCCGCGGCCCCTCAGCCCCACCAAGCTCACGCCCGTGGCCCACTCTCCGCTGCGCTACCAGAGCGACGCCGACCTGGAGGTGCTCCGGCGCAAGCTGGCCAACGCGCCGCGCCCGCTCAAGAAGCGCAGCTCCATCACCGAGCCCGAGGGCCCCGCCGGGCCCAACATCCAGAAGCTTCTGTACCAGCGCTTCAACACGCTGGCCGGGGGCATGGAGAGCGGCGCGGTGGGCACTCCGTTCTACCAGCCGGACAGCCCGCTGAGCTACATGGGCCCGCCGATGATCCTGAGCGAGGCGGACACCACCAATGGGAACTCGCCCGTGCCCGACAGCCTGGCGATGCCACCTGCCGCGGAGGCGCCCGCACCGGACGTCCCCCTGCCTCCGCCGTCTGGGTCACCTCCGGCTTCGGATGCCAACGAGAACAGGCTGGCGCATCCCTGCGCTGACACGATAGCCAGCGCTCAGATTGCCGTCGCCGCCCAGCCCTCCCCTCAGACGTCAAGGCTGGCAGCGCCCGACACCACGGAggacaacagcaacaataaccaccaccaccaccaaagtgGCCCCACAAAAAATGCCCAAAGTAGCCCAGTGCCTGAGGCTCGAACCCCTCCCGCCGAGCCCGAATCGCCGCCTAAAGCTAGATCGCCCCCGACTCCATCG TCCAAACGGACCAACCTGAAGAAGCCGGGTTCCGAGCGGACGGGTCACGGGCTGAGGGTGAAGTTCAACCCGCTGGCTCTGCTGCTGGATGCATCGCTGGAGGGAGAGTTTGACCTGGTCCAGAGGATCATCTACGag GTGCAGAATCCAAGCACGCCCAACGACGAGggcatcactccactccacaacGCCGTATGCGCCGGGCATCACCACATCGTTAAGTTCCTGCTGGACTTCGGTGTAAATGTCAATGCTGCAGACAGTGATGGATG gaCCCCTCTGCACTGCGCTGCCTCCTGCAACAGCGTCCATCTCTGCAAGCTGCTGGTGGAGTCTGGGGCGGCCATCTTTGCCACCACCATCAGCGACGTGGAGACGGCCGCGGACAAGtgtgaggagatggaggagggataCATCCAGTGCTCCCAGTTCCTTTACG GTGTCCAGGAGAAGTTGGGGGTGATGAATAAGGGGACGGTGTACGCTCTGTGGGACTACGAGGCGCAGTCGCCCGACGAGCTCTCCTTCCGCGAGGGAGACGCCCTCACCGTGCTGCGTCGCCGTGACGACAACGAGACGGAGTGGTGGTGGGCGCGTCTCAACGATAAGGAGGGCTATGTACCACGCAACCTGTTAGGG TTGTACCCCAGGATCAAGCCCAGACAGCGCTCTTTGGCATAG